In Bacillota bacterium, a genomic segment contains:
- a CDS encoding ABC transporter ATP-binding protein produces the protein MAGIRVDAVGKSFGRVRALDGVHLEVRDREFVVLLGPSGCGKTTLLRIIAGLETPDAGRVRIGERDVTRLAPRHRGIAMVFQNYAIFPHMNVFENIAFGLRMRRRPMAEIKQKVERVAALMHIHELLSRYPGQLSGGQRQRVAMARALAVEPEVLLMDEPLSNLDALLRLEMRAELKRLLQELRTTTLYVTHDQVEAMSLADRIAVMQAGRIVQYDSPLKVYREPVNTFVGGFIGSPPMNFLQVSVVRRDGKTFADVGHLRLPVAGSFPRDQVLLGIRPEDMKVETAPAPDALESSVLVVEPLGSHLLLTLKWNGQRLKVTVPEGLAIAPGDIVWARLDPARVRWMDPKTGQSLSQQGGEA, from the coding sequence ATGGCCGGGATCCGAGTTGATGCCGTGGGCAAGAGCTTCGGGCGCGTCCGGGCTCTCGACGGCGTGCATCTGGAAGTGCGCGACCGGGAGTTCGTCGTGCTTCTGGGCCCTTCCGGATGCGGTAAGACCACCCTCCTTCGGATTATCGCAGGGCTTGAAACGCCGGACGCCGGACGGGTCCGCATCGGTGAGCGGGACGTCACCCGGCTCGCCCCACGGCATCGAGGTATCGCGATGGTCTTTCAAAACTACGCCATCTTCCCGCACATGAACGTCTTCGAGAACATTGCCTTCGGCTTGCGCATGCGCAGACGCCCGATGGCGGAGATCAAGCAAAAGGTGGAGCGCGTCGCCGCCCTGATGCATATCCACGAACTCCTGAGCCGCTACCCCGGGCAACTTTCGGGCGGCCAGCGCCAGCGCGTGGCCATGGCGCGGGCCCTGGCCGTGGAGCCAGAGGTGCTGCTGATGGACGAGCCGCTCTCCAACCTCGATGCGCTCTTGCGGTTGGAGATGCGAGCGGAGTTGAAGCGCCTCCTGCAGGAGCTCCGGACGACCACGCTCTACGTGACCCACGATCAGGTAGAAGCCATGAGCCTTGCGGACAGGATTGCGGTGATGCAGGCCGGGCGCATTGTCCAGTACGACAGCCCGCTGAAGGTCTACCGGGAACCCGTCAACACCTTCGTCGGCGGATTCATCGGCAGCCCCCCGATGAACTTCCTTCAGGTGAGCGTGGTCAGGCGGGATGGAAAAACCTTTGCCGACGTCGGGCACCTGCGGCTTCCAGTCGCCGGAAGCTTTCCCCGCGATCAAGTGCTTCTCGGTATACGGCCGGAGGATATGAAGGTCGAGACAGCGCCCGCTCCGGACGCGCTGGAATCCAGCGTGCTCGTCGTGGAGCCGCTCGGATCCCATCTTCTCCTCACCCTTAAGTGGAACGGCCAGAGGCTCAAGGTCACCGTGCCGGAAGGCCTGGCCATCGCGCCGGGCGACATCGTCTGGGCCCGGCTCGACCCGGCACGGGTGCGCTGGATGGACCCGAAGACGGGGCAAAGCCTTTCTCAACAGGGTGGCGAAGCGTGA
- a CDS encoding carbohydrate ABC transporter permease, producing MIRRVGLVLAVVLLSAWVLLPIYLIAVPSVSVRQSVYAWPKNFWPGEFSADTVRFFFSVEGVWKATRKSLVVAGITVLLSLLLGAPAGYALARYRFTGQNAYRLAILLTRAFPIVILSIPLAVRFIRLGMYDTPLAVALVHTALALPFAVLVSASLFVGIPRELEEAAWTLGCSRLQAFGRIVMPLALPGLAATGIFAFVTSWNEVFAASILTLRERTLPAFLLAVLGDAPLPFRFTGGFLLILPALVFMFAVRRYLFTLWGIASR from the coding sequence ATGATCCGGCGCGTCGGCCTCGTGCTGGCCGTGGTGCTCCTGAGCGCGTGGGTGCTCCTGCCCATCTACCTGATCGCCGTCCCTTCGGTGTCGGTGCGCCAGTCGGTGTACGCGTGGCCCAAGAACTTCTGGCCCGGCGAGTTCTCGGCGGACACCGTGCGCTTTTTCTTCTCCGTCGAAGGCGTCTGGAAAGCGACGCGCAAGAGCCTGGTCGTGGCGGGCATCACCGTGCTGCTTTCGCTGCTGCTGGGCGCCCCGGCCGGGTATGCCCTGGCTCGGTACCGATTCACCGGGCAGAACGCGTACCGGCTCGCCATCCTGCTGACGCGTGCCTTTCCCATCGTGATCCTGTCGATTCCGCTGGCCGTGCGCTTCATACGGCTCGGGATGTATGATACCCCCCTTGCCGTGGCGCTCGTACACACCGCCCTGGCCCTGCCTTTTGCCGTTCTGGTCAGCGCGAGCCTCTTCGTCGGCATTCCCCGGGAACTCGAAGAGGCGGCCTGGACGTTGGGCTGCAGCCGGCTACAGGCTTTCGGGAGAATCGTCATGCCCCTGGCCCTTCCCGGACTGGCAGCAACGGGTATCTTTGCCTTCGTCACCTCGTGGAACGAGGTATTTGCGGCCAGTATCCTCACGCTCCGAGAACGTACCCTGCCCGCATTCCTGCTGGCCGTGCTGGGTGATGCTCCGCTGCCCTTCCGCTTCACCGGGGGGTTCCTTCTGATCTTGCCAGCGCTTGTCTTCATGTTTGCCGTCCGGCGATACCTCTTCACCCTGTGGGGTATCGCCAGCCGCTAG
- a CDS encoding sugar ABC transporter permease, producing the protein MRSERYLPYLLLLPSIVFLAFFFAMPLAEAFWLALRAGEAGWSLENFRRMASDLYFGDAARNTLLLTAVVVPIQVVLALAMALLLGGVRQGRDVLLYIWSIPLGISDLAAGIVWLSIFTERGYLNSLLHALGLIDTPRLWLSYENPLGLFVSVAVAEVWRATAIVLVILVAGLQLIPKEYAEAAEVFGATAWQRFRRVTLPLLKPSLQTALILRTVLAFEVFAVVLTLTGRNLPVLAGEAYNWYAAYQVPGVAAAYAVLILGLSLAATWMYLRLVQVKPEVTTS; encoded by the coding sequence ATGCGGAGCGAGCGATACCTTCCCTACCTGCTCTTGTTGCCGAGCATCGTATTCCTGGCGTTTTTCTTCGCAATGCCACTTGCAGAGGCTTTCTGGCTCGCTCTGCGGGCGGGAGAGGCGGGGTGGTCGCTGGAAAACTTCCGACGCATGGCATCCGACCTCTACTTCGGTGATGCCGCCCGTAACACCCTGCTTCTCACTGCCGTCGTGGTGCCCATCCAGGTCGTCCTGGCCCTGGCGATGGCGCTTCTCCTGGGAGGAGTCCGCCAGGGCCGGGACGTTCTCCTTTACATATGGTCGATTCCCCTGGGTATCTCAGACCTGGCCGCCGGCATCGTCTGGCTCAGCATCTTCACGGAACGGGGCTATCTCAACAGTCTGTTGCACGCCCTCGGGCTCATCGACACCCCACGTCTGTGGCTCAGCTACGAGAATCCCCTGGGGCTGTTCGTCTCCGTGGCCGTCGCCGAGGTGTGGCGCGCGACCGCCATTGTCCTCGTGATCCTCGTCGCCGGGCTGCAGCTCATCCCAAAGGAGTATGCGGAGGCTGCCGAGGTTTTCGGCGCAACGGCCTGGCAGCGGTTCAGGCGGGTGACGCTTCCGCTATTGAAGCCAAGCCTCCAGACCGCTCTCATCCTGCGAACGGTGTTGGCCTTCGAAGTCTTCGCGGTCGTGCTGACGCTGACCGGCCGCAACTTGCCCGTGCTCGCCGGTGAGGCCTACAACTGGTACGCAGCTTACCAGGTGCCGGGGGTGGCAGCCGCCTACGCCGTTCTCATTCTCGGCCTCTCGCTGGCCGCAACGTGGATGTACCTGCGGCTCGTTCAAGTCAAGCCAGAGGTGACGACATCATGA
- a CDS encoding trehalase family glycosidase produces the protein MNLVEEAIETLKANGRGDFTVPSADLYPYQWLWDAGFIALGWGQVSEGRAWQELFSAFKGQWPDGFLPHIVFHRPDPNYFPGPDVWQTHTVPPTSGITQPPVLATATLILYRQARDRELARNAAEELFPKLMAYHRWLYRARDPEGTGLVSILHPWESGMDNSAAWDEPLGRVLPAELPARRKDTSHVHSSERPSDDEYRRYLSLVVRFRDLRYDPSRLYFESPFRVVDVGFNALLHQANQDLRALAIELGKPTEELDGWIRQGTQAFGRLWDDGEGLYFSLDAIAGSPIRVPTSAAFLPLYAGTPDTTAAQHLAFHL, from the coding sequence GTGAACCTCGTGGAGGAAGCCATCGAGACCCTCAAGGCCAACGGCCGCGGAGACTTCACCGTTCCCTCGGCGGACCTGTATCCGTATCAGTGGCTGTGGGATGCGGGGTTCATCGCCCTGGGCTGGGGCCAGGTATCGGAGGGGCGTGCGTGGCAGGAGCTTTTCTCGGCGTTCAAGGGGCAGTGGCCCGACGGCTTTCTTCCGCACATCGTCTTCCACCGGCCGGACCCCAATTACTTCCCGGGTCCGGATGTGTGGCAAACCCACACTGTGCCCCCTACGTCTGGCATCACGCAGCCCCCCGTCCTTGCTACGGCCACGTTGATTCTCTACCGGCAGGCTCGTGACCGCGAACTCGCCAGGAACGCAGCCGAGGAACTGTTTCCAAAGCTCATGGCTTACCACCGCTGGCTGTACCGGGCTCGGGACCCTGAAGGCACGGGTCTGGTCAGCATCCTGCACCCGTGGGAATCCGGGATGGACAACAGTGCGGCCTGGGACGAGCCGCTGGGGCGGGTCCTTCCCGCCGAACTCCCTGCCCGTAGGAAGGACACTTCCCACGTCCATTCCTCAGAGCGGCCCTCCGACGACGAATACCGGCGATACCTTTCGCTGGTCGTTCGCTTCAGGGACCTTCGATACGACCCGAGCCGCCTCTACTTCGAATCACCCTTTCGGGTCGTCGACGTCGGGTTCAACGCCCTGCTCCACCAGGCCAACCAGGACCTCCGGGCGCTTGCCATCGAGCTCGGCAAGCCCACCGAGGAATTGGACGGATGGATTCGTCAAGGCACCCAGGCCTTTGGGCGGCTGTGGGACGACGGTGAAGGCCTCTACTTCTCCCTCGACGCCATCGCCGGCAGCCCGATCCGGGTACCCACCTCGGCAGCCTTCCTGCCGCTGTATGCAGGGACACCCGACACCACCGCTGCCCAGCACCTCGCATTTCACCTG